One Zeugodacus cucurbitae isolate PBARC_wt_2022May chromosome 3, idZeuCucr1.2, whole genome shotgun sequence genomic region harbors:
- the LOC105220083 gene encoding acyl-coenzyme A diphosphatase NUDT19 isoform X3 — protein MRVHETSDASPSWLNYIKSFSQSTDPNIFRCNFPRPAVFTNNDRGQMQREFSMRITALRETFEETGILLCRKRLSTRNKLCSNYSHSFEDFDRAYWQNRVHNDHTQFFTLCKELDVVPDLWSLFEWAAWLTPITFKKSLYKHIFRFETGFYLVAVEDTPGVILESNEAANFSWKTPMEFIRDYFNKELYLPPPQLYELSRLLNFSRLDELINFARVRSSKGISLMLPVIQKCADGTVSLMPGDDLYNNNIEETNKVNAETITIEQFRSDVKNLHRVEYFKNGSVFIQHNCSLTDGHLPPVKGIFH, from the exons GTGTACATGAAACCAGTGATGCTTCGCCTTCGTGGCTCAATTACATAAAAAGCTTTAGCCAAAGTACAGACCCAAATATATTCCGGTGCAATTTCCCACGTCCTGCTGTATTTACTAATAATGATAGAGGTCAAATGCAAAG AGAGTTTTCAATGCGCATAACAGCTTTACGAGAAACATTTGAGGAGACTGGAATACTTCTTTGCCGAAAACGTCTGTCTACTCGGAATAAATTGTGCAGTAATTATAGCCACAGTTTTGAAGACTTTGACCGGGCTTATTGGCAGAACCGAGTACACAATGACCACACACAGTTTTTTACGCTTTGCAAAGAGTTGGACGTAGTTCCCGATTTATGGTCATTGTTTGAATGGGCAGCATGGCTTACGCcgataacatttaaaaaaag tttatataaacatatttttagatttGAAACCGGTTTCTACTTAGTGGCGGTAGAGGATACACCAGGTGTGATACTGGAAAGTAATGAAGCTGCAAATTTTTCg TGGAAAACTCCAATGGAATTCATTAGGGATTACTTTAACAAAGAGTTATATCTTCCTCCTCCGCAGTTATACGAGTTATCAAGGCTGCTAAATTTCTCTCGCTTAGatgaattgataaattttgcacGTGTTCGCTCCTCAAAGGGCATTTCCCTAATGCTTCCTGTTATCCAGAAATGTGCCGATGGAACCGTAAGCCTAATGCCAGGCGATGACttatacaacaataatatagaagaaacaaACAAAGTAAATGCTGAAACTATAACAATTGAACAATTTCGATCGGATGTTAAGAATTTGCATCGCGTGGAGTATTTTAAAAATGGATCAGTTTTTATACAACATAATTGTTCACTGACAGATGGACATTTGCCACCGGTAAAAGGCATTTTTCACTGA
- the LOC105220083 gene encoding acyl-coenzyme A diphosphatase NUDT19 isoform X1, whose amino-acid sequence MSKITMASKVATKWRESASLIILAKNQNIKDFGCDYRVLLFKRAEKSSFFPNSAVFPGGVHETSDASPSWLNYIKSFSQSTDPNIFRCNFPRPAVFTNNDRGQMQREFSMRITALRETFEETGILLCRKRLSTRNKLCSNYSHSFEDFDRAYWQNRVHNDHTQFFTLCKELDVVPDLWSLFEWAAWLTPITFKKSLYKHIFRFETGFYLVAVEDTPGVILESNEAANFSWKTPMEFIRDYFNKELYLPPPQLYELSRLLNFSRLDELINFARVRSSKGISLMLPVIQKCADGTVSLMPGDDLYNNNIEETNKVNAETITIEQFRSDVKNLHRVEYFKNGSVFIQHNCSLTDGHLPPVKGIFH is encoded by the exons ATGAGTAAAATAACAATGGCAAGCAAAGTAGCTACTAAATGGAGAGAGTCTGcaagtttaattattttagcaAAGAATCAAAACATTAAAGATTTTGGTTGCGATTATCGA GTTTTATTATTCAAACGTGCTGAAAAATCATCGTTCTTTCCTAATTCTGCCGTTTTTCCTGGAGGTGTACATGAAACCAGTGATGCTTCGCCTTCGTGGCTCAATTACATAAAAAGCTTTAGCCAAAGTACAGACCCAAATATATTCCGGTGCAATTTCCCACGTCCTGCTGTATTTACTAATAATGATAGAGGTCAAATGCAAAG AGAGTTTTCAATGCGCATAACAGCTTTACGAGAAACATTTGAGGAGACTGGAATACTTCTTTGCCGAAAACGTCTGTCTACTCGGAATAAATTGTGCAGTAATTATAGCCACAGTTTTGAAGACTTTGACCGGGCTTATTGGCAGAACCGAGTACACAATGACCACACACAGTTTTTTACGCTTTGCAAAGAGTTGGACGTAGTTCCCGATTTATGGTCATTGTTTGAATGGGCAGCATGGCTTACGCcgataacatttaaaaaaag tttatataaacatatttttagatttGAAACCGGTTTCTACTTAGTGGCGGTAGAGGATACACCAGGTGTGATACTGGAAAGTAATGAAGCTGCAAATTTTTCg TGGAAAACTCCAATGGAATTCATTAGGGATTACTTTAACAAAGAGTTATATCTTCCTCCTCCGCAGTTATACGAGTTATCAAGGCTGCTAAATTTCTCTCGCTTAGatgaattgataaattttgcacGTGTTCGCTCCTCAAAGGGCATTTCCCTAATGCTTCCTGTTATCCAGAAATGTGCCGATGGAACCGTAAGCCTAATGCCAGGCGATGACttatacaacaataatatagaagaaacaaACAAAGTAAATGCTGAAACTATAACAATTGAACAATTTCGATCGGATGTTAAGAATTTGCATCGCGTGGAGTATTTTAAAAATGGATCAGTTTTTATACAACATAATTGTTCACTGACAGATGGACATTTGCCACCGGTAAAAGGCATTTTTCACTGA
- the LOC105220083 gene encoding acyl-coenzyme A diphosphatase NUDT19 isoform X2, which produces MSKITMASKVATKWRESASLIILAKNQNIKDFGCDYRVLLFKRAEKSSFFPNSAVFPGGVHETSDASPSWLNYIKSFSQSTDPNIFRCNFPRPAVFTNNDRGQMQREFSMRITALRETFEETGILLCRKRLSTRNKLCSNYSHSFEDFDRAYWQNRVHNDHTQFFTLCKELDVVPDLWSLFEWAAWLTPITFKKRFETGFYLVAVEDTPGVILESNEAANFSWKTPMEFIRDYFNKELYLPPPQLYELSRLLNFSRLDELINFARVRSSKGISLMLPVIQKCADGTVSLMPGDDLYNNNIEETNKVNAETITIEQFRSDVKNLHRVEYFKNGSVFIQHNCSLTDGHLPPVKGIFH; this is translated from the exons ATGAGTAAAATAACAATGGCAAGCAAAGTAGCTACTAAATGGAGAGAGTCTGcaagtttaattattttagcaAAGAATCAAAACATTAAAGATTTTGGTTGCGATTATCGA GTTTTATTATTCAAACGTGCTGAAAAATCATCGTTCTTTCCTAATTCTGCCGTTTTTCCTGGAGGTGTACATGAAACCAGTGATGCTTCGCCTTCGTGGCTCAATTACATAAAAAGCTTTAGCCAAAGTACAGACCCAAATATATTCCGGTGCAATTTCCCACGTCCTGCTGTATTTACTAATAATGATAGAGGTCAAATGCAAAG AGAGTTTTCAATGCGCATAACAGCTTTACGAGAAACATTTGAGGAGACTGGAATACTTCTTTGCCGAAAACGTCTGTCTACTCGGAATAAATTGTGCAGTAATTATAGCCACAGTTTTGAAGACTTTGACCGGGCTTATTGGCAGAACCGAGTACACAATGACCACACACAGTTTTTTACGCTTTGCAAAGAGTTGGACGTAGTTCCCGATTTATGGTCATTGTTTGAATGGGCAGCATGGCTTACGCcgataacatttaaaaaaag atttGAAACCGGTTTCTACTTAGTGGCGGTAGAGGATACACCAGGTGTGATACTGGAAAGTAATGAAGCTGCAAATTTTTCg TGGAAAACTCCAATGGAATTCATTAGGGATTACTTTAACAAAGAGTTATATCTTCCTCCTCCGCAGTTATACGAGTTATCAAGGCTGCTAAATTTCTCTCGCTTAGatgaattgataaattttgcacGTGTTCGCTCCTCAAAGGGCATTTCCCTAATGCTTCCTGTTATCCAGAAATGTGCCGATGGAACCGTAAGCCTAATGCCAGGCGATGACttatacaacaataatatagaagaaacaaACAAAGTAAATGCTGAAACTATAACAATTGAACAATTTCGATCGGATGTTAAGAATTTGCATCGCGTGGAGTATTTTAAAAATGGATCAGTTTTTATACAACATAATTGTTCACTGACAGATGGACATTTGCCACCGGTAAAAGGCATTTTTCACTGA